One window of Jannaschia sp. CCS1 genomic DNA carries:
- a CDS encoding RSP_2648 family PIN domain-containing protein: protein MIAVIDACALYPTVLRQILLGCAEQDMFTPIWSDRLLEEWARAAARNGGPQDEQIARAEAVSANLRFPDAVVAPGDEAPLWLPDPADIHVLATAIKGGAEAIITMNLKDFPRRELAGHGIAAIAPDAFLMDLWLEHEADVTRAVTKTHAEAERLSGQTLPLRALLKRARLPRLGKALTR, encoded by the coding sequence ATGATCGCGGTCATCGACGCCTGCGCGCTGTATCCGACCGTGCTGCGTCAGATCCTGTTGGGTTGCGCGGAGCAGGATATGTTCACCCCGATCTGGTCTGACCGTCTGCTGGAGGAATGGGCGCGGGCGGCTGCGCGCAATGGCGGGCCACAGGACGAACAGATCGCGCGGGCAGAGGCGGTGTCGGCCAACCTCCGCTTTCCGGACGCCGTCGTCGCGCCGGGGGACGAGGCTCCGCTGTGGTTGCCTGATCCGGCTGATATTCACGTGCTGGCGACTGCGATAAAGGGCGGGGCAGAGGCGATCATCACGATGAACTTGAAGGATTTTCCGCGACGGGAACTGGCGGGGCACGGCATTGCCGCGATCGCTCCGGATGCGTTTCTGATGGATCTTTGGCTGGAGCATGAGGCGGACGTGACCCGCGCCGTCACCAAAACCCATGCGGAGGCCGAGCGTCTTTCGGGGCAAACGCTCCCCTTGCGCGCTCTGCTCAAACGCGCGCGGCTGCCTCGGTTGGGCAAGGCGCTGACGCGTTAG
- a CDS encoding RSP_2647 family RNA methyltransferase: MTAPSFPVLRLKPKADARRIRHGHPWAWADDLVLDRRSKAVPAGALAILEDAERQRIGVGVATVGARIGLRVLDRAPDAEINVNWLRTRITRATALRDALYDAPFYRLIHAEGDGLPGLIVDRFGDTLVMQPNAIWLEERLDDLQTLLLEATGASTLIKNGTSRARALEDLPEEMVTLTGTAPAGPLEVPMTGALYMADVMGGQKTGLFYDQRPNHAFVAGLATGKRVLDVFTHVGGFALAALAAGADTALAVDASDPALQLAGQGAKAMGCAERFATRQGDAFAVMEALAAEGETFDIVIADPPAFAPSKQALDKGLRAYERVARLATSLVAEGGTLMLCSCSHAADLGKFRASCLRGIGRAGREPRIINTGFAGPDHPVHPSLSDTGYLKALAFHL; this comes from the coding sequence ATGACAGCGCCCTCTTTTCCCGTCCTTCGCCTGAAACCCAAAGCCGATGCGCGCCGCATCCGCCATGGCCATCCCTGGGCCTGGGCCGATGATCTCGTGCTGGATCGCCGTTCCAAGGCCGTGCCTGCGGGCGCGTTGGCCATTTTGGAGGATGCGGAGCGTCAGCGCATCGGCGTGGGGGTGGCAACGGTCGGCGCGCGCATTGGCCTACGAGTGCTGGACCGCGCGCCTGATGCGGAGATCAACGTGAATTGGCTGCGCACGAGGATTACACGCGCCACAGCCCTGCGAGATGCCCTCTACGACGCGCCGTTCTATCGCCTGATCCATGCCGAAGGGGACGGTTTGCCCGGCCTGATCGTCGATCGGTTCGGCGACACGCTGGTGATGCAGCCCAATGCGATCTGGCTGGAGGAGCGGCTGGACGATCTGCAAACGCTGCTGCTGGAGGCCACAGGGGCCTCGACGCTGATCAAGAACGGCACGTCGCGCGCCCGTGCATTGGAAGATTTGCCGGAGGAGATGGTGACCCTGACTGGCACCGCGCCCGCCGGTCCGCTGGAGGTGCCAATGACCGGTGCGCTCTATATGGCGGATGTGATGGGCGGTCAGAAAACCGGCCTGTTCTACGACCAACGGCCCAATCACGCATTCGTTGCGGGGCTCGCAACGGGCAAACGTGTGCTGGACGTGTTCACCCATGTGGGCGGGTTTGCTTTGGCGGCGCTTGCGGCGGGGGCCGACACGGCCCTGGCCGTCGACGCTTCAGACCCGGCGCTGCAATTGGCGGGGCAGGGGGCGAAAGCCATGGGGTGCGCCGAGCGGTTCGCAACGCGCCAAGGCGATGCCTTCGCGGTGATGGAGGCGTTGGCCGCAGAGGGGGAGACCTTCGACATCGTCATCGCCGACCCGCCCGCCTTCGCGCCGTCCAAACAGGCGCTGGACAAGGGGTTGCGGGCTTATGAGCGGGTCGCGCGGCTGGCCACGTCGCTGGTGGCCGAGGGTGGCACGCTGATGCTGTGCTCGTGTTCTCACGCGGCGGATCTGGGCAAATTCCGCGCCTCCTGCCTGCGCGGCATCGGACGTGCGGGACGCGAGCCGCGCATCATCAATACCGGGTTTGCGGGGCCGGATCATCCGGTCCATCCCAGCCTGAGCGACACGGGCTACCTGAAGGCCCTCGCGTTCCACTTATGA
- a CDS encoding DUF6778 family protein encodes MMTSRFIPAFILGAALAVSGCVNTSDVTRDLALDALPVIEDMQVQDWDIVGVEVNVPRSLTSSEANTIKPRADIVWREDPIGDRHAQVDELMTAAMDAAFARVEGSIPVIVTLDMTRFHAQTQRVRYSNLPSEQEIEFIMTIRSAETGALLAGPTDFDLTFPALGGSDAVTADARGVTQRLRITQRIADWVTEEFIGPADAPLIVAAN; translated from the coding sequence ATGATGACGTCCCGTTTCATCCCCGCCTTCATCCTCGGTGCCGCCCTTGCGGTTTCGGGCTGTGTCAACACGTCAGATGTGACACGCGACCTGGCGCTCGACGCGCTGCCCGTGATCGAGGACATGCAGGTCCAAGACTGGGATATCGTGGGCGTTGAGGTCAATGTGCCCCGCTCGCTCACCTCGTCGGAGGCCAACACCATCAAACCGCGCGCGGATATTGTTTGGCGTGAAGATCCCATCGGGGACCGTCACGCGCAGGTCGATGAGTTGATGACGGCCGCCATGGACGCCGCATTTGCGCGTGTTGAGGGCTCCATCCCTGTGATCGTGACGCTGGATATGACGCGGTTCCATGCCCAGACCCAGCGCGTGCGTTATTCCAACCTGCCCAGTGAGCAGGAGATTGAGTTCATCATGACGATCCGCAGCGCGGAGACCGGCGCGCTGCTGGCAGGCCCCACCGATTTTGATCTGACCTTCCCGGCCCTTGGCGGAAGTGATGCCGTCACCGCAGACGCCCGTGGTGTGACGCAACGCTTGCGGATCACGCAGCGGATTGCCGATTGGGTGACCGAGGAATTCATTGGCCCGGCCGATGCACCGCTGATTGTCGCCGCCAACTGA
- a CDS encoding HpcH/HpaI aldolase family protein codes for MSIAEFRTLVASNRPLAGTFMKTPSVDILEVLILSGLDFVCIDAEHAPFDRQTLNACLALARAADFPVLIRVASGKAENIGAALDLGAVGIVVPHVTDADVAARVAKAARFGHGGRGYAGSTRWAGYATRKMPDLLAQSEAETVVIAQIEDPEAVEACETIAATPGIDALFLGPADLTVAYGQTDQDCDELHAAMARVGEATSTHGKAYMTFVADADRAKALRKYGFGAVFIASEHAWILGGARAQIAGIREIE; via the coding sequence ATGTCCATCGCGGAATTTCGCACACTTGTCGCCTCCAACCGCCCCCTTGCGGGCACGTTCATGAAGACGCCTTCGGTGGATATTCTGGAGGTTCTGATCCTCTCGGGCCTTGATTTCGTGTGCATTGATGCCGAACACGCGCCTTTTGATCGCCAAACCCTGAACGCCTGCCTCGCGCTGGCGCGGGCCGCTGATTTTCCGGTGCTGATCCGCGTGGCCTCGGGCAAGGCGGAGAATATCGGCGCAGCGCTTGACCTGGGCGCGGTGGGGATCGTCGTGCCCCATGTCACCGATGCGGACGTCGCCGCGCGGGTCGCCAAGGCCGCACGCTTCGGCCATGGCGGTCGCGGCTATGCGGGCTCCACCCGGTGGGCCGGATATGCCACGCGCAAGATGCCGGATCTTCTGGCGCAAAGTGAGGCCGAGACCGTCGTGATTGCCCAGATCGAGGACCCCGAAGCGGTGGAGGCCTGCGAGACGATTGCCGCCACGCCGGGCATCGACGCGCTCTTCCTCGGTCCCGCCGACCTGACCGTCGCCTATGGCCAGACCGATCAGGATTGCGATGAGCTTCACGCCGCCATGGCCCGTGTGGGCGAGGCGACATCGACCCATGGCAAGGCCTATATGACGTTCGTGGCAGATGCAGACCGCGCCAAAGCCCTGCGCAAATATGGCTTCGGGGCCGTCTTTATCGCATCTGAGCATGCCTGGATCCTGGGTGGCGCCCGGGCGCAAATCGCGGGCATCCGCGAGATAGAGTGA
- a CDS encoding FliM/FliN family flagellar motor switch protein — translation MSDPKQRSVLSRIVAAHLRGGTDVAALEPGLQTGLTRAIRRASLPYAVLAPQVEDAAVTSGASLQDALDTMPEQGLTAAVEDAEGRRGLVALDHPLVDALIEVQATGEVEKTNHPARKVTRIDEALCRDFLDLVLAAFAQETAGQAGRDWPDRMRYGSIITERAQLNLLMPERGYRVLRTSVTMGGHKTGDLVLVLPSDPAIARRGGSVEQPSAPAEAPKGWGDRMLGAISTAPMALDAVLMRTIMPLGKVEDLAQGDLVPFDHNDLSAISLEDEIGHVFARGALGQVSGRRAVRFGDGEGAQPAPAKPPSLVSGPAEAPAAARPPQNGTPPTPAKPGPAPVPPQKPAAAPAAFDPDAPMGDFDPDAPMGGFDPDAPMEEFDPNAAIG, via the coding sequence ATGTCTGACCCCAAGCAGAGATCTGTTTTATCGCGCATCGTTGCGGCCCATTTGCGGGGCGGAACCGATGTGGCGGCCCTGGAGCCGGGCTTGCAAACGGGCCTGACGCGCGCAATCCGCCGCGCCTCGCTGCCGTATGCGGTGCTGGCCCCACAGGTGGAGGATGCCGCCGTCACATCGGGGGCCTCGCTACAGGACGCGCTGGACACTATGCCGGAGCAGGGGCTGACCGCCGCCGTGGAGGATGCGGAGGGACGGCGCGGTCTGGTCGCGCTGGATCATCCGCTGGTGGATGCGCTGATCGAGGTGCAGGCCACCGGCGAGGTGGAGAAAACCAATCACCCCGCGCGCAAGGTCACCCGCATTGATGAGGCGCTCTGCCGGGACTTCCTGGACCTTGTGTTGGCGGCCTTTGCCCAGGAAACGGCAGGCCAGGCGGGTCGCGACTGGCCCGACCGGATGCGCTATGGCTCCATCATCACGGAGCGGGCGCAGCTGAACCTGCTGATGCCTGAGCGTGGCTACAGGGTCTTGCGCACCTCTGTCACGATGGGCGGTCACAAGACCGGCGATCTTGTGTTGGTCCTTCCCAGTGACCCCGCCATTGCGCGCCGGGGCGGCTCGGTTGAGCAGCCGTCCGCGCCGGCGGAGGCCCCCAAGGGCTGGGGCGACCGGATGCTGGGCGCGATCAGCACCGCCCCCATGGCGCTGGATGCGGTTTTGATGCGCACAATCATGCCGCTGGGCAAGGTGGAGGACCTGGCGCAGGGGGATCTGGTGCCCTTCGATCACAACGATCTGAGTGCGATCAGCCTGGAAGATGAAATCGGCCATGTCTTCGCGCGCGGGGCTTTGGGGCAGGTCTCGGGGCGCCGGGCGGTCCGCTTTGGCGACGGGGAGGGGGCGCAACCGGCCCCGGCCAAACCGCCCTCATTGGTGTCCGGCCCGGCAGAGGCACCCGCTGCGGCCCGCCCGCCGCAAAATGGCACGCCGCCCACCCCTGCAAAACCGGGGCCAGCGCCAGTCCCGCCGCAAAAGCCAGCCGCCGCACCGGCAGCTTTCGATCCCGACGCCCCCATGGGTGACTTTGACCCGGACGCGCCGATGGGCGGGTTTGACCCCGATGCGCCGATGGAAGAGTTCGACCCCAACGCTGCCATCGGTTAG
- a CDS encoding ATP-binding protein codes for MLSLDGLVIICVLYVLGLFAIAFWAEKSAAKGGAGWLNSPITYTLSLSIYATAWTFYGAVGSAARSGLEFLTIYLGPTLMFVGWFWLLRKVVRIGRAQRITSVADMISSRYGKSGGLAALVTLLAVVGTTPYIALQLQSVTLSFSVFAQPGAFGSANTDSTAVWLAFGLAVFTIIFGTRSLDLNERHPGLVSAIACEAVVKLAAILAVGVFVVWGVADGPGDMLARIEASTIAREPVNGARWLGLTVLAGAAILCLPRMFQVLVVENSDERHLAVAGWAFPLYLMLISLFVVPIAVAGMSLPGTGDNPDLYVLTVPLSLDQDALALLVFLGGFSAATSMVIVAALALSTMVSNHIVVPLWLWIGPSGDAMGGDMRRVALMARRVSIAGVLALGLMYYRQSGGTAALASIGLISFLGVAQVLPALIGGILWRGATRVGAALGIGSGFAIWGWLLLLPNVAETGGLLAPMLSEGVFGLTWLPPVTPLGLQATDPLLTAMVLSLGINTTLFILGSLFSFPSPLERLQGAQFVNVFDHSRALRGWRGAAGTADDLLIMAQRIMGPGRAGRLFAEVAVAQGREGELPEPTPDFLERLERELAGSVGAATAHAMVAQITGAASVSVRDLLAVADETAQIMEYSSQLEAKSEELAQTARRLREANAKLTELSVQKDAFLSQISHELRTPMTSIRAFSEILMQSDPVDDAARLRFSRIMHDESLRLTRLLDDLLDLSVLENGRVTLNMGAAVLADVMDRAISVAGMGAGAGLTIRRDRAAENIALWTDADRLSQVFINLISNAQKYCDAQAPELTISVVQTGQGLAVDFEDNGSGIPARQEALIFEKFARLDTARGAPGAGLGLAISREVMTRLDGRLSFLPGPGGARFRVQLSVASLRAA; via the coding sequence ATGCTGAGCCTCGACGGTCTTGTCATAATCTGCGTGCTCTACGTTCTGGGCCTGTTCGCGATTGCCTTCTGGGCCGAGAAAAGCGCGGCCAAGGGCGGCGCGGGTTGGCTCAACTCGCCCATCACCTACACGCTGTCGCTGTCCATATACGCCACGGCCTGGACGTTCTATGGCGCGGTGGGATCAGCGGCGCGATCCGGCCTGGAATTCCTGACGATCTACTTGGGCCCGACGCTGATGTTTGTGGGCTGGTTCTGGCTGCTGCGCAAAGTGGTGCGGATCGGGCGGGCGCAGCGGATCACATCCGTCGCCGACATGATCTCCTCTCGCTATGGCAAATCGGGGGGGCTGGCGGCGTTGGTGACGCTTCTCGCGGTGGTCGGCACGACGCCCTACATCGCCTTGCAGCTCCAATCTGTGACGCTGTCGTTTTCCGTCTTCGCGCAGCCCGGCGCGTTTGGATCCGCGAACACCGATAGCACGGCGGTCTGGCTGGCCTTTGGCCTGGCCGTATTCACTATCATCTTCGGCACACGGTCCCTGGACCTGAACGAGCGCCACCCCGGCCTTGTCAGCGCCATCGCCTGCGAAGCCGTCGTGAAACTGGCCGCCATCCTTGCGGTGGGCGTCTTTGTCGTCTGGGGCGTGGCCGATGGGCCCGGGGACATGCTGGCGCGGATCGAGGCCAGCACGATCGCGCGTGAGCCGGTGAATGGCGCGCGCTGGTTGGGCCTGACGGTGCTGGCAGGCGCGGCGATCTTGTGCCTGCCGCGCATGTTTCAGGTGCTGGTGGTGGAGAATTCGGACGAGCGGCATCTGGCCGTGGCCGGGTGGGCCTTTCCGCTGTACCTGATGTTGATCTCGCTTTTTGTGGTGCCCATCGCCGTGGCGGGGATGAGCTTGCCGGGTACCGGCGACAACCCGGACCTTTACGTTCTGACCGTGCCGCTGTCACTGGATCAGGACGCGCTGGCGCTTCTGGTGTTTCTGGGCGGGTTTTCGGCGGCCACATCCATGGTGATCGTGGCGGCGCTGGCCCTGTCGACGATGGTGTCCAACCACATCGTCGTGCCGCTGTGGCTCTGGATCGGCCCGAGCGGCGACGCGATGGGCGGTGATATGCGCAGGGTGGCGTTGATGGCGCGCCGGGTGTCCATCGCGGGCGTGCTGGCTCTGGGTCTGATGTATTATCGCCAGTCCGGGGGCACGGCGGCCCTGGCGTCCATCGGCCTGATCTCCTTTTTGGGCGTGGCGCAGGTCCTGCCTGCGTTGATCGGGGGCATCCTGTGGCGTGGTGCCACGCGGGTGGGGGCGGCCCTTGGGATCGGGTCGGGTTTCGCGATTTGGGGCTGGCTCCTGCTGCTGCCCAATGTGGCCGAGACTGGCGGGTTGCTCGCCCCGATGCTGTCGGAGGGCGTGTTCGGGCTGACATGGCTGCCCCCGGTCACACCCCTTGGCTTGCAGGCCACCGATCCGCTGCTGACCGCGATGGTCCTGTCCCTGGGGATCAATACGACGCTGTTTATTCTGGGGTCCCTGTTCAGCTTCCCCTCGCCGCTGGAGCGCTTGCAAGGGGCGCAATTCGTCAACGTCTTCGACCATTCCCGCGCCCTGAGAGGGTGGCGCGGAGCCGCGGGCACGGCGGATGACCTGTTGATCATGGCGCAGCGGATCATGGGCCCGGGCCGCGCGGGGCGGCTGTTTGCGGAGGTGGCCGTGGCCCAGGGCCGCGAGGGGGAATTGCCCGAACCGACCCCGGATTTTCTGGAGCGGCTGGAGCGGGAATTGGCAGGCTCCGTCGGCGCGGCCACAGCCCACGCGATGGTGGCGCAGATCACCGGGGCCGCGTCCGTGTCGGTGCGCGATCTGCTGGCCGTGGCCGACGAGACGGCGCAGATCATGGAATATTCCAGCCAGTTGGAGGCCAAATCCGAAGAATTGGCCCAGACCGCCCGCCGCCTGCGGGAGGCCAACGCCAAGCTGACCGAGCTGTCGGTGCAGAAGGACGCGTTTTTGTCCCAGATCTCCCACGAATTGCGCACGCCGATGACGTCAATCCGCGCGTTTTCCGAGATTTTGATGCAATCGGACCCAGTGGATGACGCGGCACGGCTGCGGTTCAGCCGGATCATGCATGACGAAAGCCTGCGGCTGACGCGGTTGCTGGATGATTTGCTGGACCTGAGCGTGCTGGAGAACGGGCGCGTGACGCTGAACATGGGGGCGGCGGTTCTGGCCGATGTGATGGACCGCGCGATCTCCGTGGCGGGGATGGGGGCGGGGGCTGGCCTGACGATCCGGCGCGACCGGGCGGCGGAAAACATCGCCCTGTGGACTGATGCGGACCGCCTGAGCCAGGTCTTCATCAACCTCATCTCCAACGCCCAGAAATATTGCGACGCCCAGGCGCCTGAGCTGACGATATCCGTGGTGCAGACGGGGCAGGGGCTGGCCGTTGATTTTGAAGATAACGGTTCGGGCATTCCGGCCCGGCAGGAGGCTTTGATCTTTGAAAAATTTGCCCGCCTCGACACCGCGCGCGGGGCGCCTGGGGCGGGGCTTGGCCTGGCGATCAGCCGCGAGGTGATGACGCGGCTGGATGGGCGGCTCAGTTTCCTGCCCGGCCCGGGCGGCGCGCGGTTCCGGGTGCAATTGTCGGTGGCATCTTTACGGGCTGCGTAA
- a CDS encoding response regulator transcription factor gives MTTSHDTRAGMGQVGAGATDGAGAPATSGPVGRILIVEDESNILEALSFILSRAGWDVRGHGKGDDALDEIARLSPDMLVLDVMLPGRSGFDILADLRARPATAALPVLMLTAKGQTKDREQAMALGANAFLTKPFSNAELLETVTAMRAEMPGGGT, from the coding sequence ATGACGACATCGCATGACACAAGGGCCGGGATGGGCCAGGTGGGCGCGGGGGCGACAGATGGCGCGGGCGCTCCGGCGACATCCGGACCTGTCGGGCGCATCCTGATCGTGGAGGACGAGAGCAACATCCTTGAGGCGTTGAGCTTCATCCTCAGCCGTGCGGGGTGGGATGTGCGCGGCCACGGCAAGGGCGATGACGCCTTGGACGAGATCGCGCGGCTGTCGCCTGATATGCTGGTCCTCGATGTGATGCTGCCGGGACGGTCGGGCTTTGACATTCTGGCGGATCTTCGCGCGCGCCCCGCCACGGCGGCGTTGCCCGTCCTGATGCTGACCGCCAAGGGGCAGACCAAGGACCGCGAGCAGGCCATGGCACTGGGGGCGAATGCCTTCCTGACCAAGCCGTTTTCCAACGCCGAGCTGCTGGAGACGGTCACGGCCATGCGCGCCGAGATGCCGGGCGGGGGGACCTGA
- a CDS encoding helix-turn-helix transcriptional regulator codes for MADPTLPPDDHLTGSRIRERRLAMGLKQGVLAEIVGVSPSYLNLIEHNHRKIGGKLLLALARALEVEASALTEGVDAGISELLDAAARALGDVPAETARVDELVARFPGWTALIAAQETRARNLEAQIEALRDRLAHDPALAEAMHEVLSSVAAIRTTADILVREADLDPAWRGRFHRNLHEDAERLSSRATGLLAQFEAPGAGADVSAPEETVEAMFEAAGHYFAEIEQDGADAVAAVLARSAGMEDGPARSRAEVRLRVYADDAKRLPMATFAPRAKAVGYDPARLVEHAAGDVALVLRRMASLPADAGPPPCGLAICDASGAMLHRRGLQGFAMPRVAAGCPLWPLYRVLGRVGQADMAIVETPQGARFKTWAVAQPVAQGQVFGAVPRVEATMLVMPAGSALAGEGAGGEGAGALEVIAGGPGCGTCPRAACAARR; via the coding sequence ATGGCTGACCCAACATTGCCCCCCGATGACCACCTGACCGGCAGCCGGATTCGTGAGCGGCGGCTGGCGATGGGGCTTAAACAGGGGGTCCTGGCGGAGATTGTTGGCGTCTCCCCCTCCTACCTCAACCTGATCGAGCACAACCATCGCAAGATTGGCGGCAAGCTGTTGCTGGCGTTGGCGCGGGCGTTGGAGGTGGAGGCCTCGGCCCTGACCGAGGGGGTGGATGCGGGGATCAGCGAGTTGCTGGATGCCGCCGCGCGCGCCTTGGGCGATGTCCCGGCAGAGACGGCGCGGGTGGATGAGCTGGTGGCCCGCTTCCCCGGCTGGACCGCATTGATTGCCGCACAAGAGACCCGCGCGCGCAATCTGGAAGCCCAGATCGAGGCGCTGCGCGACCGCCTGGCCCATGACCCGGCCCTGGCGGAGGCGATGCATGAGGTGCTGTCATCGGTGGCGGCGATCCGAACCACGGCGGATATTCTGGTGCGCGAGGCTGATCTGGATCCGGCCTGGCGCGGGCGGTTCCACCGCAACCTGCATGAGGATGCGGAGCGGCTGTCATCGCGGGCTACGGGGTTGTTGGCGCAGTTCGAGGCCCCGGGGGCGGGCGCGGATGTGTCGGCCCCGGAGGAAACGGTCGAGGCGATGTTCGAGGCGGCGGGGCATTACTTTGCGGAGATCGAGCAGGACGGCGCGGATGCGGTCGCGGCGGTGCTGGCGCGCAGTGCCGGGATGGAGGACGGGCCTGCGAGATCCAGGGCGGAGGTGCGGCTGCGGGTCTACGCGGATGATGCAAAGCGCCTGCCGATGGCAACCTTTGCGCCGAGGGCAAAGGCTGTGGGCTACGATCCGGCCCGGCTTGTCGAGCATGCCGCGGGCGATGTGGCACTGGTGCTGCGGCGCATGGCGAGCCTTCCGGCAGATGCGGGTCCGCCGCCCTGCGGGTTGGCGATTTGCGACGCCTCGGGCGCGATGCTGCACCGGCGCGGGCTGCAGGGCTTTGCGATGCCGCGCGTGGCGGCGGGCTGCCCGCTCTGGCCGCTCTACCGGGTGTTGGGGCGCGTGGGACAGGCTGACATGGCCATCGTCGAGACGCCCCAGGGCGCGCGGTTCAAGACCTGGGCGGTGGCGCAACCGGTGGCGCAGGGACAGGTGTTCGGGGCGGTGCCGCGGGTGGAGGCCACGATGCTGGTGATGCCGGCAGGGTCGGCATTGGCCGGAGAGGGGGCCGGTGGAGAGGGGGCAGGGGCCTTGGAGGTGATTGCCGGCGGCCCGGGATGCGGGACCTGCCCAAGGGCGGCATGCGCGGCGCGGCGATAG
- a CDS encoding ABC transporter substrate-binding protein, giving the protein MKHLTFGAAALLASGGMMTGMAAADGHAAEVNLQLQWVTQAQFAGYYAALDNGYYDDEALTVNIIPGGPDIAPPQVLAGGGADVMLNWMPSALAARENGLPVVNIAQPFVRSGLMLTCWADSGITEPADLAGHTVAHWFFGNEYPFLSWMSQLGIGVEGGDDGVTLLQAGFNVDPLLQRQADCMSTMTYNEYWQVIDAGITPEELVTFRYEDFGVSTLEDGIWALEENLEDPEFVDRMARFVRASMRGWAWAAENPDEAAAIIIDYDETGAQTLAAQERMMGEIALLVEGGDGRLDEEAYQRTVDTLLAGGSDPVISAAPEGAFTHVVTDAALAE; this is encoded by the coding sequence ATGAAACATCTGACTTTTGGCGCCGCGGCGCTTTTGGCAAGTGGCGGCATGATGACCGGAATGGCAGCAGCCGATGGTCACGCGGCCGAGGTGAATTTGCAGCTGCAATGGGTCACGCAGGCCCAGTTCGCGGGCTATTATGCGGCGCTCGACAACGGCTATTACGATGATGAGGCGCTGACCGTGAACATCATCCCCGGCGGGCCGGACATTGCCCCGCCGCAGGTGCTGGCGGGCGGCGGCGCGGATGTGATGCTGAACTGGATGCCGTCGGCTTTGGCGGCGCGCGAAAACGGCTTGCCCGTGGTCAACATCGCGCAGCCCTTCGTGCGCTCGGGCCTGATGCTGACGTGCTGGGCCGACAGCGGGATCACGGAACCGGCCGATCTGGCGGGCCACACGGTCGCGCATTGGTTCTTCGGCAATGAGTATCCGTTCCTGAGCTGGATGTCGCAGCTGGGCATCGGCGTGGAAGGGGGCGACGATGGCGTGACCCTGTTGCAGGCGGGCTTCAACGTCGATCCGCTGTTGCAGCGCCAGGCCGATTGCATGTCCACGATGACCTACAATGAATACTGGCAGGTGATCGACGCGGGCATCACGCCCGAAGAACTGGTGACCTTCCGCTATGAGGATTTCGGCGTCTCGACGCTGGAAGACGGGATCTGGGCGCTGGAAGAGAACCTGGAGGATCCGGAATTCGTCGACCGCATGGCCCGCTTCGTGCGTGCGTCGATGCGCGGATGGGCCTGGGCCGCCGAGAACCCCGATGAGGCGGCGGCGATCATCATCGACTATGATGAGACGGGCGCACAGACCCTTGCCGCACAGGAGCGGATGATGGGCGAGATCGCGCTTCTGGTCGAAGGCGGCGATGGTCGTCTGGACGAGGAGGCTTACCAGCGCACGGTCGACACGCTTCTGGCGGGCGGCTCGGACCCGGTGATCTCTGCCGCGCCCGAGGGGGCGTTCACCCATGTGGTGACCGACGCGGCCCTGGCCGAATAA
- a CDS encoding ABC transporter permease, with protein MSAVDPGTLPDRRLWFGLLCLAGGIAVFWLATAAEAAPGVALLVFWALMSGGAVLVATHVARWVGAALPLALGATILGVWEMAVHIYDISPVILPAPSSIAAAFAANTDILWADFVQTILRGALVGYVLGCGAAILTALAIDRSVFLQKGLLPVGNFIAALPIVGTAPILVMWYGFGPSSKVAVVVAMVFFPMLVNAVQGLKTSNAIQRDLMHTYAASYGQTLVKLRLPTALPFLFNGLKICTTLALIGAIVAEFFGSPTVGMGFRIKIEVGRLAMDMVWAEITVAALAGSGLYGLMALLERRLTFWHPSQRRLRA; from the coding sequence ATGAGCGCTGTGGATCCGGGGACACTGCCTGATCGGCGGCTTTGGTTTGGGCTTCTCTGCCTTGCGGGGGGGATCGCCGTATTTTGGCTGGCCACGGCGGCAGAGGCCGCGCCGGGCGTGGCACTTCTAGTGTTCTGGGCCCTGATGAGCGGTGGCGCGGTTCTGGTGGCGACCCATGTGGCGCGCTGGGTGGGGGCGGCGCTGCCGCTGGCATTGGGCGCGACGATCCTGGGCGTGTGGGAGATGGCCGTCCATATCTACGATATTTCGCCGGTGATCCTGCCGGCTCCGTCCTCCATCGCGGCGGCGTTCGCGGCGAACACCGATATCCTCTGGGCGGATTTTGTGCAGACGATCCTGCGTGGCGCATTGGTGGGATATGTATTGGGCTGCGGTGCGGCGATTCTGACGGCTTTGGCGATTGACCGGTCCGTGTTCCTGCAAAAGGGCCTGCTGCCGGTGGGCAATTTCATCGCGGCATTGCCGATCGTGGGCACCGCGCCGATCCTGGTGATGTGGTACGGGTTTGGGCCGTCATCGAAGGTGGCCGTGGTCGTGGCGATGGTGTTCTTCCCGATGCTGGTCAACGCGGTGCAGGGTCTGAAGACCAGCAACGCGATCCAGCGCGACCTGATGCACACCTATGCGGCCAGCTACGGGCAAACGCTGGTCAAGCTGCGCCTGCCCACGGCGTTGCCGTTTCTGTTCAATGGGTTGAAGATCTGCACAACCCTTGCGCTGATCGGGGCGATTGTGGCTGAATTTTTCGGCTCCCCCACGGTGGGGATGGGCTTTCGGATCAAGATCGAGGTCGGGCGGTTGGCCATGGATATGGTCTGGGCCGAGATTACGGTCGCGGCCCTGGCGGGGTCGGGATTGTACGGGCTGATGGCGCTGCTGGAGCGGCGACTGACGTTCTGGCACCCGTCGCAAAGGCGCCTGCGCGCTTGA